The window CGTCGTACTCGTCGAGGTCCTCTACGTAGGAGTCGACCATCGCGGCGGCGACGGTGATGTCGATCAGGTCGCCCTCCCGCTTGCCCATCACCTTCACGTCCGGGCCGAGTTCGGGGTGATCGGCGGCGTAGGGGCCGTTGAGTTCCTCTTCGACGGTCAGAACGATCTCCTCGGTCTCGGTCAGCGGCGCGTGTCCGACCCCGTAGGAGGTGTCGTTCGACATCGGGACCTCCGCGCCGTCCTCGCCGAAGACGTCTTGGAGGTCGCCCGATCCCTCGCCGATCCGGGTGTCGACGACGATGTCGGTGCCGACGTCGAGTTCCGGGATGTGTTCGTTGAGGTAGTCGCGGGCGGCCGAGAGCGCGGTCGCGTCGACCGGAAGCCGCTCGCCGCCGTACTCCCTGGTCGCGCGGCCGACGATGAGGACGTAGATCGGTTCGACGACCTCGCCGCCGCCGTAGGTCGGCGCGGACTCGCCGGCGACCAGTTGCGTCTCGTCGGTGTTGTAGTGAAGCACGCGTCCCACGCGATCGAGGTAGAGCTGCGAGAGCGCCCGCGAGACGGCCTCGGCGATACCGTCACAGATCGAGTCGGGGTGGCCGAGCCCCTTCCGCTCGACGATCTCGACCCCCTGGTCCTCGACGGCGGTCCGGTCTGCGGCTTCGATGGAGATGTTCCGTTCGGTCATTGCCGGACGCTACTTTCCCGGCCGTTCTATAACTTGCGGAAAACTTCGTCAGTGTTATTATTACCACCGGATATCCGAACGGAGCGCCCCGTTTACTCCGAATCGTCGAGGAGCAGGCCGAGATACGAGGTTCGGATCTGCTCGTCGGGATCGAGGCCCAACCGACGGAGGACGTCGAACGCGCCCTCGCGGACGGAGTCCACGTCCGCACCCTCGCTCGCCTCGGCCTCGACCTCGACGAACTCGCCGAGGCCGTCGACGCGATCCAGCGTGACGGTGTAGCCGTCGAGGTCGAAGAACTCTCGCTCCTTCTCGACGACCGCCGCCGGTTCGAACCCGAGGCCGTCGAAGATGGCCGCGGCGGCGTCGCCGTCGGCGACGGCCGTCTCGTGTTCCTCGCGGGTCTTCGACGCCGCGTCGATCAGCGGCCCCTTGTACGTGATTTTTGTCGTTTCGGCGTCGGCCGGGTCGTGGTCGTCCGCGCCGCCGGAATCGCGGTCGTCCGCGTCCCCGGAACCGTCGTCGTCCGCGTCGGGGTCTCGCCTCTCCTGCCGGAGACGGAGCGCCTCGTCGGTCTCGGCGAAGTCGCGGTGGGGCGCGTCGTAGTACGTGTCGACCTGCGTGACCCGTTCGACGCGTTCGGCGTCGGCGTCCCGGAGACGCCTCTCGACCTCGCCGTGTGACGCGGGCACTTTGACCTCGACTTCGTACATACGCGGCCGGTCGGACGGGACGCAGAAAGTCGATGCGGTCGATCGCGACGGGGGCTAGTGATTTATTATTAATAATGATGTATTTTCAACGAGGACAATGAGCAGCGAGACATCCGAAACACCGGGAAACGTAGTGGAAGAGGAACTGATCGACCCGGCCGAGATACCGATCACCGCTCGCGTGGTCCTCGCAGCGATGGGCGGGGGGCTGCTCGGAACGGTCGCGATGTTACCCGTACTCGTCGGTCTCCCCGGACTCCTGGGGCTGTTCCGGACCGAACCGGTGACGCGGTTCGCCGGATTCGCGGAGTTCTTCGGCCTGGAACCGACGGTGACGCTCGGAATCGCGCTGTTCGGATTCGGCGGCACCGTCGCGTTGCCGCTGACGTTCCTCGTCGTGGGCGCGTTCCTCCCGCCGGAGGCGCCGCGATACCTCCGCGGTGCGACGTTCGCGACGGCGTTCTGGTTCGGGTTCCTCCCGGGGTTCTGGCCGAGCGCCGGACTCCTCACGACCGCGTCGTACGTGCTGTTCTCCCTCGCGGGACACTGGGTCTACGGACTGACGCTCGGATACGTGCTGACGAGGACCACGGGGTTGCCACAGCACGAGGTGTAAACGCCCACAAACCTGCGCATAATTTATAACTATTGTTCCGCATATTCTATGTGGGCGTGGTAGTGATGAACGGACACGCCGCGGGGTCGATTCCGGCGATACCGCTGCAACCGGAGCTGATCCCGCGAGGAACCCGAACGGTCGTCTTCGAGCGCATCTTCGAGGTGTTTCTGGGGCTCGGAACGCTCGTCGGCGTCGTCGTGGTCGCGTATATGCTTTATAACGCGTACAGGTACCGCGACGGGGAGCACCGCGAGGACGACTTCGAGCCGCCGACGCTCGGTGAACTGCCGACGGGAGGGGGCGGCGGCCGGAAGCTGTTCACCTCGTTCGCGCTCAGTACGGTCATCGTCGTCTCGCTCATCGCCTGGACCTACGGGACGCTCCTGTACGTCGAGGACCCGCCGGAACCCGAGATGGAAGTCGGCGTCGAGGGCTACCGGTTCGGCTGGGAGTTCACGTATCCGAACGGCTACTCCGAGGACGGCGTCCTCCGCGTGCCCGCCGACGAGGTGATCCGACTCCGGGTCACCTCCAGCGACGTGTTCCACAACTTCGGCGTGCCGGAGTTGCGCGTCAAGACGGACGCCGTCCCCGGACAGACCACGACGACGTGGTTCGAGGCCGACGAGACGGGGAACTACACCGCACAGTGTTACGAACTCTGCGGGAGCGGCCACTCGTACATGACGGCGACCGTCGTGGTGATGGAGCCCGACGAGTACCGCGAGTGGTACGCGAACACGACGGCAAACGGCTCATGACCGACGAAGAACCCCTCGGATCGAACGGGCCCGCCGACCAGGCGGTCGGGAGCGACGCCGCCGGTGATGCGGTGGCTGGTAGCGACACGAGCGGTGGGGAAGCGATCGACGGTGACACGGGCGGAGCGGAAGCGCCCGACGACGACATCGGAGGCGGGGAAGCGACCGACGGCGGGACCGTGACCGGCGAGGAGATCCCGGTCGAGGGCGCCGTGTCCGACGCGTTGGCCGCGGCGACGCACCCCTCCCGGTCCACCGTCCGTCACTGGCTGACGACGACGAACCACAAGGACGTCGGGATCCTCTACATCGTCACGTCGCTGTTCTTCCTGCTCCTCGGCGGGCTGCTCGCCTGGCTGATGCGGATCCAGCTGTGGGAGCCCCGCGCCGTCGGCGAGGGAGTTCTCGGGCCGATGGCGTACAACCAGGCCGTCTCCGCGCACGGGTTGGTGATGGTGTTCTGGTTCCTCTCGCCCTTCGCGTTCGGCTTCGCGAACTACATTGTCCCGCTGCAGATGGGCGCCGACGACCTCGCGTTCCCCCGGCTCAACGCGCTCAGTTTCTGGCTGTACCTCTCTTCGGGGCTGCTGTTCGTGGTCTCGTTCTTCCAGGGCGGGACCTTCGCTGGCGGGTGGACGATGTACGCGCCGTTGAATCTCCCGACGTTCACCCCGGACGTCGGTGCGAACACCGCGATTCTCGCGCTCGTCCTCTTCGTCGCCTCGGTCACCGTCTCCTCGGTGAACTTCCTGACGACGATGCACCGGATGCGCGCGGAGGGGCTGACGCTCCGGCGACTCCCGATCTTCTCGTGGTCGATTCTCCTCACCGTCTGGATGATGCTCTTCGCCTTCGCGGCGCTTTTGGCGGCGCTTCTGATCCTCTCGTCGGACCGCATCCTCGGGACGGCCTACTTCGTCCAGGAGACCGCGGGCGGGACGCTGCTGTGGACGCACCTGTTCTGGTTCTTCGGCCACCCGGAGGTGTACATCGTCTTCTTCCCGGCGCTGGGGATCATGGCGGAGGTGTTCCAGACGTTCACCGGCCGGCGCATCGTCGGGCGGAAGTGGTTCATCGCCGCGATGGTGCTCGTCGCGCTCCAGAGCTTCGTCGTCTGGATGCACCACATGTTCCTGACGGGCATCAACCTCGAGATCAAGACGCTGTTCATGGTGACGACCATCGGCATCTCCCTGCCCTTCGACCTGATGGTGTTCGCGCTGATCTACACGCTCGTGAAGGGGCGCGTCCGGTTCACGACGCCGTTCCTCTTCGCCTTCGGCGGGCTGATACTGTTCATCCTCGGCGGCATCACCGGGGTCTTCCTCGGGGCCATCGTCCTCGACTACGAGTTCCGCGGGACCTACTGGGTCGTCGCGCACTTCCACTACGTGATGGTCGGTGGGGTGACCGCACTCGTCGGCGGCCTCTACTACTGGTTCCCGAAGATCACCGGGAGGATGTACGACGAGTTCCTCGGGAAGGCGCACTTCACCGCGTACTTCGCCGGGTTCAACCTGCTTTACTTCCCGATGTTCGTCGCCTGGGAGACGCCGCGGCGCGTCTTCCAGTACGACGCCTGGATGGCCCCCTGGCACAAACTGGCCACCGTGGGCGCGTTCATTCTGGGGCTCTCCTTCGTCATTATGTTCTACAACCTGACGAAGAGCGCGTTCGACGGCGAGCGCGTCGGCAACGCGCCCTGGGAGTTCTCTCGGACCGCCGAGTGGGCCGTCCCCTCGCCGCCGCCGACGGGGAACTTCCCCGGCGTCCCCTCCTACAGCGACGGCCGCCTCTCCTTCCGGTCGCGGGAGGCCACCGACGGGGGCGCCGCGGCCGCGGCGGGGTCGACGCAGGCCGACGGCGGCGGCGCAGTCGACGCCCACGCGGGCGCCCACGACCACGGCGACCACGCCAGCGTCTGGCCGCTCGCGGTCAGCGTCGGGGCCTTCCTGCTGTTCCTCGGGCTCTCCGGCGTCCGACAGGGATCGCTCGTGGAGGGGATAGCCGGATCGTTCTACCTCTTCGCCGCGGTCGCCGGCGGAATCGTCGTCCTCGGATCGCTCGTCGCGTGGGCGCTCGAACCGTTCGACGCGCCCGAGGGCGGCTTCGGCGAGGCGTGGCCGTTCGACGGCGTCGAGAACGGGAAGGTCGGGATGTGGATCTTCCTCGCCTCCGACGTGGTGCTCTTCGGCGGTTTCATCGGCGCGTACGTGTTCACCCGCGTCGCGGCGGGGTGGGTCGGCTGGCAGCCGGTCCCTGAGGACCCGATCCCCGGCCTGGTGAACACGTACATCCTGCTCGCGAGCAGTTTCACCGTCGTCCTCGCGCTGGTCGCGGCGCAGAAGGAGCACCGGTGGGGCGTCGTCGCCAGCCTGACGGCGACGATCGCGCTCGGCATCGGCTTCCTCGGGAACAAGGCCCTGGAGTGGCGGCACCTGTTCCACACGGGTGTCGAGCCGACCGCGACGATTCAGACCTCGACGTTCTTCTTGACGACCGGCCTCCACGCCGCACACGTCGTCGCGGGACTGATCGGCGCGCTGTACCTCCTCGGACGGTCGCTCGGCGGGGCGTACCTGACCGACCACCGACCGGTGGAGTACTTCGGCCTGTACTGGCACTTCGTGGACATCGTCTGGCTGTTCCTCTTCCCGCTGTTCTACATCCTATAAGGACAATGACACACACCAAACTGTACACGGCGATATTCGCGGTCCTGTTCGTCTCGGCGACGGTGCAGGTGCTCGTCGAGTTCGCGGGACTGGCGTACTGGACGGCGTTCGGCATCATCGTCGCGCTCTCGGCCTTCAAGGCCGTGCTCGTCGCGGCGTACTTCCAGCACCTCCGGTTCGAACCGCGCTCGCTGACGTACGTCGTCTTCATCGGCCTCGCGGCGGCGCTGGCGCTGACGCTCGCGGCGTCGTACTCCATCCTGTGAGCTATCAGAACGCTCGGAATCGACACCCGACCCGATCGACATCCGACCCGATGATCCACTCGACGACCGACTTCGAGGATACTCGCGAGGCGACCGGCGTCGACGCAGGCGACGACGGCAGCGACGACGCCGAGCGGGGCGCCGACGACGCCGGACAGGCCTCCGACGACGACCCGCCCGGGACCGGGTCGAGCGGGGAGCGAAGCGCCGGGACCGGCGGCACCGAGGAATCCCGCCGCGCCGTCCTCGGCTACGCGCTCCTCTTTTCGCTCCCCGTCGGCGTCGGCGTCGCGGTGATGTTGCTCCAGGTGACACGAGGGCGCCCGACTGACGCGCTGGTCTTCGGTCCGAGTCTCGCGCTCGCCGCCGCGGTGTTCCTCCTCCTCCTCGCCGTCGGTGCGGGCGGGTCGCCGGAGCCGTGAATCCGAGGACGGGTACTGGCAACATTTACCACGATTGCGATCGAATCCGAAGGCGATGAACGGAACGACACTCGCGCTGGCGGCGGCGCTCGTGCTCGTCGGCGTCGGCGTCGTCGCGCTCCTCTGGGCGGAGGCCGCGGGGCTGTCGACGGCGGTCGTCGCCGCCTGCGGACTCGTCGCGCTCGCCGGCGTCGGCCTGCTCACCGCCGCCGTCGCTCGGGTCCCCGAGCCGACCGGGGGCGGGGAACACGGAGCGTAACGCGCACGGCCCGCGGCCCGGCTCACCCGGGGAGGCTGAACGCCACGACGCCGGCGACGACGGACGCCGCGTAGAGCAGCCCCACGGCGAAGACGACCTTCAGGTGCAGGCGGAACAGCTCGTCGCTCTCGTCCTCGCGGGCGTCCTCGTAGGCGCGCCGCTCGGCCGGCGTCGCGTCGTGCCGTTCGCCGACGTGGAGCGCGCGCTGCCGCTCGGTGACAAACGGGCGACCGCAGTGCGGACAGACCGCCGCCTCGCGCTCCCCGTCGGGCACCGCCGTCTCGGGAGCGGATGGAACGTCGGACATCTCAGGCGATCCCCGCGGCGATCGGTTGGGCGACGATCCAGAGGCTGACGGTCGTGTACAGGACGGCGACGGCCGCGAACGGGTACTGGCTCCTGATCGGCTGTACCCGGCCCGCGAACAGCTCGAACGCCCGGGCGTGGGCGACCCAGACGGCGAGGACGTGGCCGGCGACGATCGCCGACAGCTGAACCGTTCCGAACCACCCCGGCGGCGACAGGACGACCAGCGACCCGGGCGGGGCGAGCGGGGCGGCGGCGACGGCGGCGACCGTGGGCGCGAATCCGACCAGGTATCCGACGAAGTGCGCGAAGTGGTAGCCGGCGGCGATCGGGATCAGCGCCGGCGCGAACCAGCCCGCGAGGAACCGGGGGGAAACGTACGTCGGGGCGGTCCGCCTGACGCCGCGGGCCGCGAGCCAGTAGCAGCCGAGGAAGCCGCCGAACCCGCCGAGGAGTCCCGCGAGCGTGACCGTCCAGGCGGGGGGGCCCACCGTCGTCACCGCGGCCGTGGCGCGTCCCCACGCGGCCGTCGAGACGAGGCCGTCGAAGGTCGTCACCCAGACGAGCGCGACGACGAAGGCCACGTCGTCGAAGTCGTAGACGGTCGACTCGCGCGCGAGGCCCGCGCCCGGCAGACCGACGTCCAGTCCCGACTCCGTTCGACGGATCAGGGCGGAGCGGCCGTAGAGCGCGAACGTCCGCGCCACGGGGTCGACGCGCTCGAACCAGGCGTCGCCGAAGGCCGCCGCGCCGGCGACGGTGACGGCGGAGTAGCCGACCACCGCGGCGGCGAGGAGTCGCGGGTCGGCGGCCACCGGGCTGAGGACCTCGACGGCGACGAGCGCGAGGAGGCCGGCGAGGCTCGGCCAGGAACCCACTCGATCGGGAAGCGACCGCGGCTCGACGGGGAAGAGAGAGGCGACGGTCCGCCAGGGGTTCAGCGCGGGCCAGGAGTCGCCGACGGCGTACGTCGTCATCGTGTACCCCGCCCACCACACGACCCAGACGGCGAGCGTGAGGAGGTTCGCCGCGGGCGCGTCGGGGCCGATCAGTCCCACGGCGACGACGAGCGGCACCGCCGCGACCGCAGCCCAGCGGGCGATCACGCGCAGGATCGGACCGACGTTCGGAAGCGAACGGCCGCGACGCGGGACCGACTCGACGACGCGTCGGTCCGTCAGGAGGCTCGTGAACAGGAAGGACGCGCCGACGGCGCCCGCGCCCGACGCGATCACCAACCACGAGGGGACCGGCGCGCTGCGGGTGACCGCGCCCAGGGATCCGGCGTGCGCCAGAGCGGGGTCGACGAGCACCGTCGTCGCCAGGAGCGTCACCAGAAGTGTCGCGAGCGGCGGGAGGAGACGCGGGCGGGACACCGTTTCTCACCCCCGGCGGCCCGAGGCCGAGAGCAGTCCCACGGCGACCACGAAGCCGAGCGTCGAGAGGTCGACGCTGAACGGTTCGACCGTCGCGAGCGCGGCGGTCCCGCCGACGACGCCCACCGCGACGGATTCGACGAGCGGCAGGCTGCAACCGACGCAGGAGGCGACGCCGACCAGCCCGGAGAGCGCCCGGCGGCCGGCGTCGAGGAGGGCGGCGTACACGAGAACGGTCAGCGAGAGGTAGCCGACCACTCGGTAGGGGACGAAGTTCAGCGTGAGGAGCGACCCGCCGTAGGCGACTCGCGGTCCCCAGCCGGGCGCGGCCAGCGTGACCTGCAGTCCGGAGACGTGCGCGTGGGAGTGGCCGAGTTCCAGCCCGACGAGCCCCGAAAGCGACGCGAGCGCGAGGAAGTAACCCGCCGAGAGGACCCCCGCGACGATCCTGAGCCGCCGATCCGCGGGAGGGACCCGAACCCGGGCCGCCGCCGCGAGACCGACGTTCATCCAGACGAACGGGTACAGCAGGTAGCGGACGGCTCCGACCTCCGGGTTCGCGACCGCGAGGTACGTCCCGAGGGCGGCGACCTCCGCGAGCAGGACGGCGGCGGCCACGCGGATACCGCGAGTCCCGACGGGTCTCGATCGGTCGGGGACGGCCGGTGCGTTTCTCATCTCTCAGACGATTCCGAGGAGGCTCGCTGCGACCGCGAGGAGCAGTACCAATCCGAGTGCCCACGACCCGAAGGCGGCGGCCTGCGCGGAGTGGAGCCCGCGGGACCGCGCGGCCGCGAACGTCCCGTAGAAGAGGTAGCCCGCGAGGACGGCGACGCCGACCGCCGCGAGCAGCGCGGCGGCCCCACCGGAGACGCCGGCCGCGACGCCGAACCCGCCGACTGCGAGCACCGTCGCTGCCCCCGCCACGAGCGTCAGTGCGAGGAAGCCGACCATCCACGCCACGGGAGTCCGCGCGACCTCGGCGAGTCGATCCGCGAGGTCGCCGCCGTCGGCCCCGTACGCCGGCGTGTAGCGGAACCGCCCGCGCGAGAGCAGCAGGACCGCACCGCCCACGATGAACACCCCGAGCAGGAAGCTCACGACGAGCGTCGTCTGTGCCATTGGAACAGTTGTATATCACGTTCGTCCGTGATAAACATTCGCCGCGGCACGGAGGCGGAACCGGGAGAATCCGCGGCGGGGACGGCTGTGTCCCGGTCGCGCCTCTCGGACGCGTCCGCGAGTCGAAACGTGATTCTTAAGGGTCGCACGGGAGATGATCAGCGTATGAGTGACGAACAGCAGGCGGACGCCGCCGAATCGCAGGCAGACGCCGACGCGGAAGACGTCGAAGAGGACGTCTCCGGCATCCAGGACGGCGACTTCGTCCGTCTGGCCTACACGCTCCGGACCACCGACGACGGCACCGTCGTCGACACCACCGACGAGGAGACGGCCGAAGAGGCCGAGATCGACACCGACGAGTACGACTTCGAACCGCGCGTCATCGTCGTCGGCGCCGGCCACGTCTTCGAGAGCGTCGACGAGGCGCTCATCGGCTCGGAGGTCGGCGACTCCGGCACGGTCGAGATCGACGCCGAAGAGGCCTTCGGCGAGTACGAGGACGAGCAGGTCCGGACGGTCAGCGCCAACAAGATCGACGAGGACGAGCGCTACCCCGGCGCGCAGGTCCAGATCGACGGCGAACAGGGTCGGATCGTGACGATCGTCAGCGGGCGCGCACGCGTCGACTTCAACCACCCGCTCGCGGGCGAGGATCTCGAGTACGAGTACGAGGTGCTCGAACTGGTCGACGACCGCGAGGAGCAGGCCGCCAGCATGCTGGAGATGTACCTCCAGGAGGCCCCCGAGGTCTGGATCGAGACGGACACGGTCGAAGAAGAGCAGCTCGTCGAGGACGGAGACGACGAGGAAGAGGGCGACGCGGAAGACGAGGACGAAGAGCCCGAGTTCGAGACCGTCGAAGTCGAGAAGGAGACGCTGTACATCGAGGCCACCCCGCAGATGACGATGAACCAGCAGTGGATGTTCTCGAAGCAGCAGATCGCCCAGGACGTGATGGACCGACTCGACCTCGATCGGGTCATCGTCCAAGAGACCATCGAGGGGATGGGCGGTATGATGGGCGGTATGGGCGGTATGATGGGCGGCGCCGGCGGAATGGGCGCCGAGGACATCGAAGAGGCCATCGAGGACGTCGACGTCGACGCCGACGAACTCGCCGAGGAACTCGACGCCGACCTCGAAGAGTAACGCCTCCGACGGGTGGCGCGCCCGACGTGATCCCGGTTTCGAGCGCCGTTTCGAGTGCCGTTCGAGCGCCGTGCCCACCGCGGGCGCCCTCGCGTCGCTAAACGCGCTTCAGTCTCTCACGACCCCTCATGACCGAGGAACCCGCCGACACGCAGACAGAGGACGGAACGGGGACCGCGGAGGCCGACCTCCCGACCGACGACCTGCGGGTCGCGGTCGTCGCCGCCGCTTGCACCGTCGGGTTGACGCTGCTCCTCCAGTACGGCCTCGGTCGGGAGGTCGCGCTCGCCTGGCGGCTGCTGCCGCTGGCCCCGTACTTCCTCTCGCTCTTCACGAAACGGCTCGAACTCGGCGGCCTCGACACGCCGCGGAACTGGTCGCTGCTGACGGTCGCCGTCACGCTGGCGACGTTCGGGTACGTCGGGTTCGTCGCCTGAAGTACGTCGGATTCATCACCTGAAGTACGTGGGATTCGCCGCCTGGAATCGGCTCGTCCCGCACGTTGCGTCGGACCGCGTCGCGACGGCGGCGCGCTAGGCGATGTCGCGGCTGGTGTCGACGGTGACGCGCTCGCCCAGCCGGAGCTTGATCGTCTCCTCCGGCGGCTGGACGCCGCGGAACTTCGGCACCGCCAGGCGGTTCTCGATCTCCGAGCCCTTGATCTTCGTGTGGAGGTCGAAGACGACGTCGGCCATGTGCTTCGTGTACCCGCGGTTGCGGGGTTCGCCGTCGCTTTTCATCCCGTGGAGGACGGCCAGCCCGCCGGTGTTGACCATGTGGGTCTGGAGTTCGTTGAGGAACTGCCGGAAGCGGGCGGGTTCGGTCTCCTCTAAGACGTCGACGACGTCGACGATCAGGTTCGCGCCCTCCGGGAGGTCCCGAACGAACCGGTGGGCGGTGTCCAGCGGGGCGTTGCCGCCGACGTCCCTGACCGTGGGGTCGCCGACGTGACCGGGCGCGCGGTCGATGGCGTCCTTGACGGCCTGGTCCGAACGGATCGTCGTGAGATACAGCGACGCGCGGACCGCGGTCAGTTCGTAGAGAAACAGCTCCGACTGGCTGGCGGGGTCGGCCGCGAGGAGCACGATGCTCCCCGGGGGGATCCCGCCGTCGAGTTGGCGGTCGAGGACGCTGACGCCGGTCGAGA is drawn from Halobellus limi and contains these coding sequences:
- a CDS encoding FKBP-type peptidyl-prolyl cis-trans isomerase; amino-acid sequence: MSDEQQADAAESQADADAEDVEEDVSGIQDGDFVRLAYTLRTTDDGTVVDTTDEETAEEAEIDTDEYDFEPRVIVVGAGHVFESVDEALIGSEVGDSGTVEIDAEEAFGEYEDEQVRTVSANKIDEDERYPGAQVQIDGEQGRIVTIVSGRARVDFNHPLAGEDLEYEYEVLELVDDREEQAASMLEMYLQEAPEVWIETDTVEEEQLVEDGDDEEEGDAEDEDEEPEFETVEVEKETLYIEATPQMTMNQQWMFSKQQIAQDVMDRLDLDRVIVQETIEGMGGMMGGMGGMMGGAGGMGAEDIEEAIEDVDVDADELAEELDADLEE
- a CDS encoding DUF6789 family protein, with the protein product MSSETSETPGNVVEEELIDPAEIPITARVVLAAMGGGLLGTVAMLPVLVGLPGLLGLFRTEPVTRFAGFAEFFGLEPTVTLGIALFGFGGTVALPLTFLVVGAFLPPEAPRYLRGATFATAFWFGFLPGFWPSAGLLTTASYVLFSLAGHWVYGLTLGYVLTRTTGLPQHEV
- the coxB gene encoding cytochrome c oxidase subunit II, whose translation is MNGHAAGSIPAIPLQPELIPRGTRTVVFERIFEVFLGLGTLVGVVVVAYMLYNAYRYRDGEHREDDFEPPTLGELPTGGGGGRKLFTSFALSTVIVVSLIAWTYGTLLYVEDPPEPEMEVGVEGYRFGWEFTYPNGYSEDGVLRVPADEVIRLRVTSSDVFHNFGVPELRVKTDAVPGQTTTTWFEADETGNYTAQCYELCGSGHSYMTATVVVMEPDEYREWYANTTANGS
- a CDS encoding methionine adenosyltransferase; its protein translation is MTERNISIEAADRTAVEDQGVEIVERKGLGHPDSICDGIAEAVSRALSQLYLDRVGRVLHYNTDETQLVAGESAPTYGGGEVVEPIYVLIVGRATREYGGERLPVDATALSAARDYLNEHIPELDVGTDIVVDTRIGEGSGDLQDVFGEDGAEVPMSNDTSYGVGHAPLTETEEIVLTVEEELNGPYAADHPELGPDVKVMGKREGDLIDITVAAAMVDSYVEDLDEYDDAVERVRAYVGDVARGLTDREVRVEVNTADDYEAGSIYLTVTGTSAEMGDDGSVGRGNRANGLITPNRPMSMEATSGKNPVNHIGKIYNLLSTDIAESVVADVDGIRDLQIRLLSQIGRPIDRPHVADAKVVTEAGVDLADIEPEIRSQIDDRLANVTDITRRVIDGELSTF
- a CDS encoding cytochrome C oxidase subunit IV family protein produces the protein MTHTKLYTAIFAVLFVSATVQVLVEFAGLAYWTAFGIIVALSAFKAVLVAAYFQHLRFEPRSLTYVVFIGLAAALALTLAASYSIL
- a CDS encoding cbb3-type cytochrome c oxidase subunit I, encoding MVREHDGKRLMTDEEPLGSNGPADQAVGSDAAGDAVAGSDTSGGEAIDGDTGGAEAPDDDIGGGEATDGGTVTGEEIPVEGAVSDALAAATHPSRSTVRHWLTTTNHKDVGILYIVTSLFFLLLGGLLAWLMRIQLWEPRAVGEGVLGPMAYNQAVSAHGLVMVFWFLSPFAFGFANYIVPLQMGADDLAFPRLNALSFWLYLSSGLLFVVSFFQGGTFAGGWTMYAPLNLPTFTPDVGANTAILALVLFVASVTVSSVNFLTTMHRMRAEGLTLRRLPIFSWSILLTVWMMLFAFAALLAALLILSSDRILGTAYFVQETAGGTLLWTHLFWFFGHPEVYIVFFPALGIMAEVFQTFTGRRIVGRKWFIAAMVLVALQSFVVWMHHMFLTGINLEIKTLFMVTTIGISLPFDLMVFALIYTLVKGRVRFTTPFLFAFGGLILFILGGITGVFLGAIVLDYEFRGTYWVVAHFHYVMVGGVTALVGGLYYWFPKITGRMYDEFLGKAHFTAYFAGFNLLYFPMFVAWETPRRVFQYDAWMAPWHKLATVGAFILGLSFVIMFYNLTKSAFDGERVGNAPWEFSRTAEWAVPSPPPTGNFPGVPSYSDGRLSFRSREATDGGAAAAAGSTQADGGGAVDAHAGAHDHGDHASVWPLAVSVGAFLLFLGLSGVRQGSLVEGIAGSFYLFAAVAGGIVVLGSLVAWALEPFDAPEGGFGEAWPFDGVENGKVGMWIFLASDVVLFGGFIGAYVFTRVAAGWVGWQPVPEDPIPGLVNTYILLASSFTVVLALVAAQKEHRWGVVASLTATIALGIGFLGNKALEWRHLFHTGVEPTATIQTSTFFLTTGLHAAHVVAGLIGALYLLGRSLGGAYLTDHRPVEYFGLYWHFVDIVWLFLFPLFYIL
- a CDS encoding DUF7410 domain-containing protein — protein: MSDVPSAPETAVPDGEREAAVCPHCGRPFVTERQRALHVGERHDATPAERRAYEDAREDESDELFRLHLKVVFAVGLLYAASVVAGVVAFSLPG
- a CDS encoding RAD55 family ATPase, yielding MADRLSTGVSVLDRQLDGGIPPGSIVLLAADPASQSELFLYELTAVRASLYLTTIRSDQAVKDAIDRAPGHVGDPTVRDVGGNAPLDTAHRFVRDLPEGANLIVDVVDVLEETEPARFRQFLNELQTHMVNTGGLAVLHGMKSDGEPRNRGYTKHMADVVFDLHTKIKGSEIENRLAVPKFRGVQPPEETIKLRLGERVTVDTSRDIA
- the cyaB gene encoding class IV adenylate cyclase yields the protein MYEVEVKVPASHGEVERRLRDADAERVERVTQVDTYYDAPHRDFAETDEALRLRQERRDPDADDDGSGDADDRDSGGADDHDPADAETTKITYKGPLIDAASKTREEHETAVADGDAAAAIFDGLGFEPAAVVEKEREFFDLDGYTVTLDRVDGLGEFVEVEAEASEGADVDSVREGAFDVLRRLGLDPDEQIRTSYLGLLLDDSE
- a CDS encoding DUF7546 family protein — translated: MRNAPAVPDRSRPVGTRGIRVAAAVLLAEVAALGTYLAVANPEVGAVRYLLYPFVWMNVGLAAAARVRVPPADRRLRIVAGVLSAGYFLALASLSGLVGLELGHSHAHVSGLQVTLAAPGWGPRVAYGGSLLTLNFVPYRVVGYLSLTVLVYAALLDAGRRALSGLVGVASCVGCSLPLVESVAVGVVGGTAALATVEPFSVDLSTLGFVVAVGLLSASGRRG